In Acidobacteriota bacterium, one genomic interval encodes:
- the gcvPB gene encoding aminomethyl-transferring glycine dehydrogenase subunit GcvPB, whose translation MIKKSSNHINQNEGTIFERSRPGKVGYHLPALDIEAVATDSLIDAKLLRDDDLAGLPEVSEVDVIRHFTRISTWNYAVDFGMYPLGSCTMKYNPKLNERVSRFDGFAASHPYLPDELAQGNLELLKRLEDSLGEITGLPAVSLQPAAGAQGEMTGLMVIRACLESRGNARKVVLIPDSAHGTNPASAAVCGYQVRTIKSTAEGAVDLEALRASVNDDVAALMLTNPSTLGLFEENIEEVCRILHDAGGMVYMDGANMNALVGVTRPGDMGVDVIHLNLHKTFSTPHGGGGPGAGPIAVTAELEPFLPVPRIVVENGNYKLDFNHPQSIGRVRAFHGNYSVLVRALCYIMTLGAEGLREATETAVLNANYIAHHLKDAYEIAIQGKAMHEVIFNDKRQQKFGVHTLDIAKRLIDYGFHPMTIYFPLVVPGAMMIEPTESEGREELDLFIDAMKSIAREAEENPELVKTAPHNTRIGRLDEATAARKPVLRWKPAAIAAAQK comes from the coding sequence GTGATTAAGAAATCAAGCAATCATATCAATCAAAACGAAGGCACGATCTTTGAGCGGTCGCGTCCGGGCAAAGTTGGCTATCACCTACCTGCGCTGGATATAGAGGCGGTTGCGACAGACTCACTGATTGACGCCAAACTACTGCGTGACGATGACTTAGCGGGATTGCCGGAGGTCAGCGAAGTGGATGTTATTCGCCACTTCACGCGGATTTCGACCTGGAATTACGCTGTGGATTTCGGGATGTACCCATTGGGTTCCTGCACGATGAAATACAACCCGAAGCTTAACGAGCGAGTTTCGCGGTTTGATGGCTTTGCGGCGTCGCATCCATATTTGCCGGACGAACTGGCGCAGGGCAACCTGGAATTGCTGAAGCGCTTGGAAGACAGCTTGGGAGAAATCACCGGTTTGCCAGCGGTCAGTCTGCAACCGGCGGCGGGCGCGCAAGGGGAAATGACCGGCTTGATGGTCATTCGCGCCTGCCTGGAATCGCGCGGCAATGCGCGCAAAGTCGTGTTGATTCCCGATTCCGCGCACGGCACAAATCCAGCTTCAGCAGCAGTTTGCGGATACCAAGTCAGAACGATTAAATCCACAGCCGAAGGTGCGGTTGATCTGGAAGCGTTGCGCGCTTCGGTCAATGACGATGTGGCGGCGTTGATGCTGACCAATCCCTCGACGCTGGGATTGTTTGAAGAAAACATCGAAGAGGTTTGCCGCATCCTGCATGACGCAGGCGGAATGGTTTACATGGACGGCGCGAACATGAACGCGCTGGTCGGCGTGACACGTCCAGGCGATATGGGCGTGGACGTGATTCACCTGAATCTGCATAAAACCTTTTCAACGCCGCACGGTGGAGGCGGCCCCGGCGCGGGGCCAATTGCCGTGACGGCGGAACTTGAACCCTTCCTGCCGGTTCCGCGCATCGTGGTTGAAAATGGAAACTACAAACTGGATTTCAATCATCCGCAATCCATTGGCCGAGTTCGCGCATTTCACGGCAACTATTCCGTGCTGGTTCGCGCGTTGTGTTACATCATGACGCTCGGCGCGGAAGGATTGCGCGAAGCGACGGAAACCGCCGTGCTCAACGCAAACTACATCGCGCATCACCTGAAAGACGCCTACGAAATCGCCATCCAAGGCAAAGCGATGCACGAAGTGATTTTCAACGACAAACGACAACAGAAATTCGGCGTTCACACGCTGGACATTGCCAAACGGCTGATTGATTACGGGTTCCACCCGATGACGATTTATTTTCCGCTGGTCGTGCCGGGCGCGATGATGATTGAACCGACGGAAAGCGAAGGTCGAGAGGAGTTGGATTTATTCATTGATGCGATGAAATCCATCGCGCGCGAAGCCGAAGAAAATCCGGAACTGGTCAAAACGGCTCCGCACAACACGCGCATCGGGCGATTGGATGAAGCGACCGCTGCGCGCAAACCCGTTTTGCGCTGGAAACCTGCCGCAATAGCTGCTGCCCAAAAATAA
- a CDS encoding GNAT family N-acetyltransferase → MEIQSNIPGFVIRQATEADVPLILQFIRGLAEYERLAHEVVADEATLHKTLFGERRVAEVIIGIHNGQPVGFALFFHNFSTFLGRPGIYLEDLFVNPDQRGKGFGRALLAYLAKLAVERECGRLEWSVLDWNEPAIRFYKSLGAKPMDEWTIFRITGDALTELAGQV, encoded by the coding sequence ATGGAAATTCAAAGCAATATTCCGGGGTTTGTGATTCGCCAGGCGACCGAAGCCGACGTGCCGCTGATCCTGCAATTCATTCGCGGTCTGGCAGAATATGAACGGTTGGCGCACGAAGTCGTCGCAGACGAAGCGACATTGCATAAAACGCTGTTTGGCGAACGTCGCGTTGCGGAAGTCATCATCGGGATTCACAACGGCCAGCCGGTTGGTTTTGCGTTGTTCTTCCATAACTTTTCAACGTTTCTGGGCAGGCCCGGAATTTATCTGGAAGATTTGTTTGTCAATCCGGATCAACGCGGCAAAGGATTCGGCAGAGCGTTGCTGGCGTATCTGGCCAAATTGGCCGTTGAGCGCGAATGTGGCAGGCTGGAATGGTCGGTGCTGGATTGGAACGAACCGGCAATCCGATTTTATAAATCCCTGGGCGCAAAGCCTATGGATGAATGGACAATTTTTCGAATTACCGGCGATGCACTGACCGAGCTTGCCGGACAGGTTTGA
- the gcvPA gene encoding aminomethyl-transferring glycine dehydrogenase subunit GcvPA, with product MRYIPNSAQEREAMLREMGRQSIADLFTGIPDNLQLKHPLNLPAGLSETETLNFFRELAERNSTRVTGDRMASFLGAGAYDHFIPTIIDTLISRSEFYTSYTPYQPEISQGTLQAIFEYQTMICELTGMDVSNASLYDGSTATAEAVLMAERVTGRSKVALAGNLHPEYRQVVDTYIRNAGIEELILPYDAKTGTLQAESLAELGKDVGAVIVQSPNFFGGIEELQELADVTHKAGALFVVVVAEAMSLGLLEAPGNAGADIVCGEAQSFGIPISFGGSYCGFFACTEKLQRQIPGRLVGQAFDHEGRLGYVLTLATREQHIRREKATSNICTNQGLYALMATIYLSTMGRRGVREVAEQNLQKAHYAAKQIASVAGFNLRFSSPFFNEFVVGCPKPAAEVLASLQSQKIIGGLALQRFFPAMKNEILVCVTETTTKDQIDSLVAELKAT from the coding sequence ATGAGATATATTCCCAATTCGGCTCAGGAACGCGAAGCGATGCTGCGTGAAATGGGCCGTCAATCCATCGCCGACCTGTTTACAGGCATTCCTGACAACCTACAACTCAAACATCCGCTCAATCTGCCCGCTGGACTTTCCGAAACCGAAACGCTCAATTTCTTTCGCGAACTGGCTGAACGCAACTCGACGCGCGTGACGGGCGATCGAATGGCTTCGTTTCTGGGCGCAGGCGCGTACGATCACTTCATTCCGACGATCATTGACACGCTGATTTCGCGCTCGGAGTTTTACACTTCCTACACGCCGTACCAGCCGGAAATCAGCCAGGGCACGCTGCAAGCCATCTTTGAATACCAAACGATGATTTGCGAGCTGACGGGCATGGATGTGTCGAATGCTTCACTGTATGACGGTTCGACAGCCACGGCTGAAGCCGTGCTGATGGCGGAGCGCGTCACGGGGCGGTCGAAAGTCGCGCTGGCCGGAAATCTGCATCCCGAATATCGCCAAGTGGTGGATACGTATATTCGCAACGCCGGAATCGAAGAACTGATTCTGCCTTACGATGCGAAGACCGGAACTTTGCAAGCGGAGTCTCTGGCTGAGCTTGGAAAGGATGTTGGTGCGGTGATTGTGCAATCGCCGAACTTCTTTGGCGGCATCGAAGAGTTGCAGGAATTGGCCGATGTTACGCACAAAGCCGGAGCCTTGTTCGTTGTCGTGGTCGCTGAAGCAATGAGCCTGGGATTGCTCGAAGCGCCGGGCAACGCCGGAGCTGACATCGTTTGCGGCGAAGCGCAATCCTTCGGCATTCCGATCAGCTTTGGCGGCTCATATTGCGGCTTTTTCGCGTGCACGGAAAAACTGCAACGACAAATTCCGGGTCGTTTGGTTGGGCAGGCCTTCGATCACGAAGGCCGGTTGGGGTACGTTTTGACGCTGGCGACGCGCGAACAACACATTCGCCGCGAAAAGGCGACCTCGAACATCTGCACCAATCAGGGGCTGTACGCGCTGATGGCGACCATTTATTTATCCACAATGGGACGGCGCGGCGTGCGCGAAGTGGCCGAACAGAACCTGCAAAAAGCGCATTACGCGGCGAAACAGATTGCTTCGGTTGCCGGGTTCAACCTGAGGTTCAGTTCGCCGTTTTTCAACGAATTCGTCGTCGGTTGTCCGAAACCTGCCGCTGAAGTCCTGGCCAGTCTGCAAAGCCAAAAGATCATCGGCGGATTGGCGTTGCAACGATTCTTCCCGGCGATGAAAAACGAAATTCTAGTGTGCGTCACGGAAACAACGACGAAAGACCAGATTGATTCGCTGGTTGCCGAACTGAAAGCGACCTGA
- the gcvH gene encoding glycine cleavage system protein GcvH, which translates to MASYPDNLHYTKDHEWIRVEGDTGTIGITDFAQEQLGDVVHVQLPRTGEKFEAHVTFGEIESVKTFSELFTPASGEVVEINEALGDTPELVNSDPYGGGWMVKLKLSDTGEIDSLLNASEYEDFVESQKED; encoded by the coding sequence ATGGCTTCTTACCCCGACAATCTTCATTACACCAAAGACCACGAATGGATTCGCGTCGAAGGCGACACTGGCACCATCGGCATTACGGATTTCGCGCAGGAACAATTAGGCGATGTGGTTCACGTCCAGTTGCCACGAACAGGCGAAAAGTTCGAAGCGCATGTCACATTTGGCGAAATTGAATCCGTTAAAACCTTCAGCGAACTGTTCACGCCCGCTTCCGGCGAAGTCGTGGAAATCAACGAAGCGCTGGGGGATACGCCGGAACTGGTCAACAGCGACCCGTATGGCGGCGGTTGGATGGTCAAGCTCAAACTGTCTGACACCGGTGAAATTGACAGCTTGCTCAATGCCAGTGAATACGAAGACTTCGTTGAATCACAGAAAGAAGATTAG
- the gcvT gene encoding glycine cleavage system aminomethyltransferase GcvT gives MKKTALNEVHRKQGGKMVDFGGWDMPVQYPAGTIAEHLAVRTAVGMFDVSHMGEIEIKGPQALALVQHLTSNDASKLADNQIQYTGLMTPNGCFVDDILVHRFGPDHYFLCVNASNSDKDFDWIQSHAAGFDAEVTNLSANYSQLAIQGPRALEVMQPLTDVDLSAITYYWFTTGHVDGVPAIIARTGYTGEDGIEIYFDPSESERMWNKIIEAGQPHGLIACGLAARNTLRLEAKMALYGHEIDDTTTAFEADLAWICKLGKGKFLGCDRLVEQKEQGLTRKLIGFEVTDKGIARDGYPAFIGDREVGRVTSGSPAPFLKKNIGLAYLPIEHTAIGTKFEIDVRGRRLAAEVVPTPFYKRSRQ, from the coding sequence CTGAAGAAGACTGCGCTCAACGAAGTTCATCGAAAACAAGGCGGCAAAATGGTTGATTTCGGCGGCTGGGACATGCCGGTTCAATACCCGGCCGGAACCATCGCCGAGCATTTGGCCGTCCGAACCGCCGTTGGCATGTTCGACGTTTCGCACATGGGCGAAATCGAAATCAAAGGTCCGCAGGCACTCGCATTGGTTCAACATTTGACCTCCAACGACGCGTCAAAACTCGCCGACAACCAAATTCAATACACTGGTCTGATGACGCCGAACGGATGTTTTGTGGATGACATTCTGGTTCATCGCTTCGGCCCGGATCATTATTTTCTGTGCGTCAATGCTTCCAATTCCGACAAGGATTTTGACTGGATTCAATCCCACGCCGCCGGGTTTGACGCCGAAGTTACCAACCTCAGCGCCAATTACAGCCAGCTTGCCATTCAGGGGCCGCGCGCGTTGGAAGTGATGCAGCCGCTGACCGACGTGGATTTGTCCGCGATCACATATTATTGGTTTACGACGGGCCATGTTGACGGCGTTCCGGCAATCATCGCCCGTACAGGATACACAGGCGAGGACGGCATTGAAATTTACTTTGACCCGTCGGAATCCGAACGGATGTGGAACAAAATCATCGAAGCAGGACAGCCGCATGGTTTGATTGCGTGCGGATTGGCCGCGCGCAATACGCTACGGTTGGAAGCGAAAATGGCGCTTTACGGGCACGAAATTGACGACACGACGACCGCGTTCGAAGCCGATCTGGCCTGGATTTGCAAACTCGGCAAAGGCAAGTTTTTAGGGTGCGACCGATTGGTCGAACAAAAAGAGCAGGGCTTGACGCGTAAGCTGATCGGGTTTGAGGTCACGGACAAAGGGATTGCGCGCGACGGCTATCCGGCCTTTATCGGTGACAGGGAAGTCGGCCGCGTCACTTCGGGCAGCCCTGCCCCGTTTTTGAAAAAGAATATCGGACTTGCGTATCTGCCAATCGAACACACAGCGATTGGAACCAAATTTGAAATTGATGTACGTGGGCGACGACTGGCCGCGGAAGTCGTGCCAACACCATTTTATAAGCGGAGTAGACAGTAG
- a CDS encoding sigma-70 family RNA polymerase sigma factor codes for MQRAATLRQKENALAEDALTRAKLGDQAAFAELVREHQTMVYSLARNFVRDAAIAEDLAQEVFIHLFRNLAAIESPAHLKFWLRKVASHRCIDFARRQKSSGGKCSVSLDEAPEPVSIFDMPDSMMRTTIRRFVASLPEKPRLVVTLRYQEDLDPTEIAEMLEMPLNTVKSHLRRSLAILKEKVTRCLGEVEA; via the coding sequence ATGCAAAGGGCAGCAACCCTTCGGCAAAAAGAGAACGCTCTGGCAGAGGATGCTCTGACGCGAGCCAAACTAGGAGACCAGGCGGCATTTGCCGAGTTGGTGCGCGAGCATCAAACGATGGTTTACAGCCTGGCGCGGAATTTCGTGCGCGATGCCGCCATTGCCGAAGATTTGGCCCAGGAAGTGTTCATTCATCTGTTCCGCAATCTGGCGGCAATCGAATCGCCAGCGCATTTGAAATTCTGGCTGCGAAAAGTCGCCAGTCATCGCTGCATAGATTTCGCGCGACGGCAAAAATCGAGCGGCGGAAAATGTTCCGTCAGCCTGGACGAAGCGCCGGAGCCGGTTTCGATTTTCGATATGCCGGATTCGATGATGCGAACGACCATTCGCCGTTTTGTGGCTTCGCTGCCGGAAAAGCCACGCTTGGTGGTGACGCTGAGGTACCAGGAAGACCTCGACCCGACGGAAATCGCCGAGATGCTGGAAATGCCACTCAACACGGTGAAAAGCCATTTGCGCCGTTCACTGGCGATCCTCAAGGAAAAAGTTACGCGTTGTTTAGGAGAGGTAGAAGCATGA
- a CDS encoding DUF4252 domain-containing protein, which translates to MKSIVLKLAGIASLTALMAVAAFAQNARIQLDQLDHLFPNAAETIDVRIDGSLLQIASKFLDKNKTNEAQVREILNVLKGVYVKGVEFDKDGQFTEQDVESVRQQLRMPGWERIVGVRSKHEGQNVEVFLMLGSGVIEGVGVLVTDPKQLMVVNVVGPIDPEKISELRGSFGIPKDFDFDFSGSKRRN; encoded by the coding sequence ATGAAATCAATCGTACTTAAACTGGCAGGCATCGCCTCACTCACTGCATTGATGGCTGTCGCGGCATTCGCGCAAAACGCGCGCATTCAACTGGATCAACTGGATCACCTTTTCCCCAATGCCGCCGAAACCATTGATGTGCGCATTGACGGTTCGCTGCTGCAAATCGCGTCGAAGTTTCTGGACAAGAACAAAACCAACGAAGCGCAAGTCCGCGAAATCCTGAACGTGCTGAAAGGCGTTTATGTCAAAGGCGTCGAATTTGACAAAGACGGCCAGTTCACCGAACAGGACGTGGAAAGCGTTCGGCAACAGCTTCGCATGCCGGGTTGGGAACGCATTGTCGGCGTCCGCAGCAAACACGAAGGGCAAAACGTCGAAGTCTTTTTAATGCTCGGCAGCGGCGTGATCGAAGGCGTCGGCGTGCTGGTCACCGATCCGAAACAGTTGATGGTCGTCAACGTCGTCGGCCCGATTGACCCGGAAAAAATCAGCGAGCTGCGCGGCAGTTTCGGCATTCCGAAAGATTTCGATTTTGATTTCAGCGGATCAAAACGCCGCAACTAA
- a CDS encoding VWA domain-containing protein, producing the protein MTRLQNMFRFLLAAAVLTALLVTVTNAQSNFTPKGKGFNDVVKYIEKNYGAKKTKIPMLGLAKFAVWMVRPAGVKGFKLAVFEDQNFAGRSGETSFSQVMRQSFNKDWSPLVQISSKRDGNSHTYIYIRQTKKDVEFALATIAENEAVVLQAKFNPDAAARFLENPKIMGISLGGSLRGNGNMTAINHPPTSPNQGNASINSIKTDDSSKQAVTSNGTITADASATPSGTRPVLSSANDENNPPLSADSNASTPKPAEPVEVKAPPREDTVRIETRLVNLNVKALDKAGQPVTNLKKEDFAIYEDGVKQEVAHFKPVNAPVNLILLLDLSGSTQKKRKAMIEAANRFIDSLPAGDRISVVAFTRQYKPLTNFTTDKAALKEAVKKISKIGGGTAFYDATWKALDQLSELAEARKAIVVLTDGEDESLIGEKETTHTYENLLGRASEEDVTIYPIYFSPNNQINKINILFGGNGGGMFDGANRSKVARKQLEELAGQTGGEIFSAQREDDLESAYKMVANELHTLYSLAYSPDKLKHDGQFRKIAVKLERDGAIAKTRKGYFDK; encoded by the coding sequence ATGACTCGACTCCAAAACATGTTTCGGTTCCTACTGGCGGCGGCTGTTTTGACGGCATTGCTTGTCACGGTCACAAACGCGCAAAGCAATTTCACCCCCAAAGGCAAAGGCTTCAACGATGTCGTCAAATACATCGAAAAGAATTACGGCGCGAAGAAAACCAAAATTCCCATGCTCGGTCTGGCGAAGTTCGCCGTCTGGATGGTGCGCCCGGCTGGCGTCAAGGGATTCAAGCTGGCAGTGTTCGAAGATCAGAATTTTGCTGGTCGCAGCGGAGAAACTTCCTTCAGCCAGGTGATGCGGCAATCGTTCAACAAGGATTGGTCGCCGCTGGTTCAGATCAGTTCCAAACGCGATGGCAACAGCCACACCTACATTTACATCCGCCAAACCAAAAAGGACGTTGAGTTCGCCCTGGCCACGATCGCCGAAAATGAAGCCGTCGTGCTGCAAGCCAAATTCAACCCTGATGCCGCAGCACGGTTTTTGGAAAATCCGAAGATCATGGGAATTTCCTTGGGCGGTTCTCTGCGCGGCAATGGCAATATGACGGCAATCAACCATCCGCCGACATCGCCAAATCAGGGAAACGCTTCGATCAATTCGATCAAAACTGACGACTCTTCCAAACAAGCCGTCACTTCGAATGGCACTATCACGGCTGATGCCTCTGCGACTCCATCCGGAACTCGTCCGGTATTGTCCTCCGCGAACGATGAAAACAATCCGCCTTTATCTGCGGACAGTAACGCTTCGACGCCCAAGCCAGCCGAACCCGTCGAAGTCAAAGCTCCCCCCCGCGAAGACACCGTGCGGATCGAAACGCGGTTGGTGAATCTGAACGTCAAGGCTTTGGACAAAGCCGGTCAGCCTGTTACCAACTTGAAGAAAGAAGATTTCGCCATTTACGAAGACGGCGTGAAACAGGAAGTCGCGCATTTCAAACCGGTCAACGCCCCCGTCAATTTGATTTTGTTGCTGGACTTGAGCGGCAGCACGCAGAAGAAACGCAAAGCAATGATTGAGGCCGCAAACCGCTTCATTGATTCCCTGCCCGCTGGCGACAGAATTTCCGTGGTCGCGTTTACGCGGCAATACAAACCGTTGACGAATTTCACCACCGATAAGGCCGCGTTGAAAGAAGCCGTCAAGAAAATCAGCAAGATCGGCGGGGGCACGGCATTTTACGACGCCACGTGGAAGGCGCTGGATCAACTGAGCGAATTGGCCGAAGCGCGCAAGGCGATTGTCGTGTTGACCGATGGCGAAGACGAATCCTTGATCGGCGAAAAGGAAACTACGCATACCTATGAAAATCTGCTGGGTCGCGCGTCGGAAGAAGACGTGACGATTTATCCGATCTATTTCAGCCCGAACAACCAGATCAACAAAATCAATATTCTGTTCGGCGGAAACGGCGGCGGAATGTTTGATGGGGCAAACAGAAGCAAGGTGGCGCGTAAACAGCTTGAAGAATTGGCCGGGCAAACCGGCGGCGAAATCTTCAGCGCCCAGCGCGAAGACGATCTGGAAAGCGCCTATAAAATGGTCGCCAACGAATTGCACACGCTTTACAGTCTGGCGTATTCGCCGGACAAACTGAAACACGACGGCCAGTTTCGTAAAATCGCCGTCAAACTCGAACGCGATGGCGCTATCGCCAAAACGCGTAAGGGATATTTTGATAAATGA
- a CDS encoding DUF4252 domain-containing protein, giving the protein MERSFINYAVKTAKRIAALSVLLLAGFASVQAQDAKLQFAELDKLSSRAENVVEVTLDQKLLQVAAKFLSDKNPQEAAVKDLVSKLQGVYVRVFDFGKPGEYSLNDIAPINSQLKSGSWTKIVGVTSKSDGQKIDVNLKMDDGGLIHGLLIVATQPKELVVVNIVGPIDLEKLSQLEGQFGIPKLDLDKSKAKPRN; this is encoded by the coding sequence ATGGAAAGAAGTTTTATCAACTACGCTGTGAAAACAGCAAAACGAATTGCGGCGCTGTCGGTTTTGTTGCTCGCCGGCTTCGCGTCCGTGCAAGCGCAAGACGCGAAATTGCAGTTTGCTGAACTGGACAAGTTGTCATCCAGAGCCGAAAACGTCGTTGAAGTCACACTGGATCAAAAACTGCTGCAAGTCGCAGCCAAATTCTTATCCGATAAAAACCCGCAAGAAGCTGCGGTCAAAGACCTGGTATCCAAACTTCAGGGCGTTTACGTGCGCGTGTTCGATTTCGGCAAACCCGGCGAATACTCGCTCAACGACATTGCGCCGATCAATTCCCAGCTCAAATCGGGAAGCTGGACAAAAATCGTCGGCGTCACCAGCAAAAGTGACGGCCAAAAAATAGACGTGAACCTGAAAATGGATGACGGCGGTTTGATTCACGGATTGCTGATCGTCGCCACACAACCTAAAGAACTGGTTGTCGTCAACATCGTTGGCCCGATTGACCTGGAAAAGCTCAGCCAATTGGAAGGCCAATTCGGCATCCCCAAACTCGACCTGGACAAAAGCAAAGCCAAACCACGCAACTGA
- a CDS encoding RDD family protein: protein MADETLVIETPEHVELHFALATMGNRFIACAIDHTIQIVAIALTAFLALRFSSGARRVSDKVVEGFSQGSLWIIALAIVVGFVLFFGYFVFFETVWSGQTPGKRWLKLRVIQQDGRPITFFSALNRNLLRLMDMQPGFFYSIAIVSAFASEQAKRLGDFVANTVVVKERSAEAPSFNEVFESEVIDSAMRRVADPVDFQGEVRALDAADIIVVENFLRRRYDLPEQPRQWLAWRVSVPLMEKIRPGYDPATFNYEGFLEEVLARYRVQKKYND, encoded by the coding sequence ATGGCGGACGAAACTCTGGTCATCGAAACTCCCGAACACGTCGAACTCCATTTCGCGCTGGCGACGATGGGCAATCGGTTTATTGCCTGCGCGATAGATCACACGATACAGATCGTTGCGATTGCGTTGACAGCTTTCCTTGCGCTTCGGTTCAGCAGCGGCGCGCGCCGCGTCAGCGACAAAGTCGTCGAAGGGTTTAGTCAGGGCAGTCTGTGGATCATCGCCCTGGCGATTGTGGTCGGGTTTGTCCTGTTTTTTGGCTATTTCGTGTTTTTTGAAACGGTGTGGAGCGGCCAAACGCCGGGCAAACGCTGGTTGAAGCTGCGCGTGATTCAGCAGGACGGTCGCCCGATCACGTTCTTTTCGGCATTGAACCGGAATCTATTGCGATTGATGGACATGCAGCCGGGATTTTTTTATTCGATTGCGATTGTGTCGGCCTTTGCCAGCGAGCAGGCCAAACGACTGGGCGATTTCGTGGCCAACACCGTCGTCGTCAAAGAGCGAAGCGCCGAGGCGCCAAGCTTCAACGAAGTCTTTGAAAGCGAAGTGATTGATTCCGCCATGCGCCGCGTCGCCGACCCGGTGGATTTCCAGGGCGAGGTTCGCGCGCTGGACGCGGCGGACATCATCGTCGTCGAAAACTTCCTGCGCCGCCGGTATGACCTGCCTGAACAACCGCGGCAGTGGCTGGCCTGGCGCGTCAGCGTTCCATTGATGGAAAAAATTCGACCCGGTTACGATCCGGCAACCTTCAATTACGAAGGTTTTTTGGAAGAAGTGCTGGCTCGGTACCGGGTGCAGAAAAAATACAACGACTGA
- a CDS encoding glycosyltransferase family 2 protein produces the protein MKISVKINVFNEEANIPALCENLAWVDEIVICDSYSTDRTVELAKQYTDKIFYREFRGYKDKHEYSDSMTTGDWILWMDADERVMPELRASIEALRQRDPATMPDGFWISRKTNFLGRWILHSGWFPDYQMRLYRKAASYWDGVAPHEVAHVKGRTEKLPGVLLHYTADDLSDYHRRVLTYATLSAEHLINKGKRARGINLFILPMAAFLRSYLVKRGFLDGIQGLIIAGFTAYGVFLRYAKVWEAQQKKN, from the coding sequence ATGAAAATCTCCGTCAAGATCAACGTTTTTAACGAAGAAGCCAATATCCCTGCCCTCTGCGAAAACCTGGCGTGGGTGGATGAGATTGTCATTTGCGATTCGTATTCGACCGACCGCACGGTGGAACTCGCCAAACAGTACACGGACAAAATCTTTTACCGGGAATTTCGCGGCTATAAGGATAAACACGAATACTCCGATTCAATGACGACCGGCGATTGGATTTTGTGGATGGACGCCGACGAACGTGTGATGCCGGAATTGCGCGCTTCCATCGAAGCTTTGCGGCAGCGCGATCCGGCGACGATGCCGGATGGTTTTTGGATTTCGCGCAAAACGAACTTTTTGGGCCGCTGGATTTTGCATTCGGGTTGGTTTCCCGATTACCAAATGCGGCTTTACCGCAAAGCCGCCAGTTATTGGGACGGCGTCGCTCCGCACGAAGTCGCGCACGTCAAAGGACGAACCGAAAAGCTGCCGGGCGTGTTGTTGCACTACACGGCGGATGATCTCAGCGATTATCACCGCCGTGTGCTCACCTACGCGACGCTTTCCGCCGAGCATCTGATCAACAAAGGCAAACGCGCGCGCGGCATTAACCTGTTCATTTTGCCAATGGCAGCTTTCCTTCGTAGCTATTTGGTCAAACGCGGATTTCTTGACGGGATTCAGGGCTTGATTATTGCGGGCTTCACGGCGTATGGCGTGTTTCTGCGCTATGCCAAAGTCTGGGAAGCGCAGCAGAAAAAGAATTGA